In one window of Megalops cyprinoides isolate fMegCyp1 chromosome 24, fMegCyp1.pri, whole genome shotgun sequence DNA:
- the mpz gene encoding myelin protein P0 isoform X3 has protein sequence MLLFVALASVALIGIAPQSQAIVIYTGWERHALVGSDVRLSCSFFSWRWTSEDVTFSWSYRPDGSRDSISIFHYTGGVPYVDNKGPFRDRLEFVGNPQRRDGSILIKNLDYSDNGTFTCDAKNPPDIVGRPSSVRLLVFEKVPIQAGVITGAIIGAVLGLLVLIVVIYYLMRFLVARRVFSLSVSKHGKKGKGKEGSQQRQIF, from the exons ATGTTGCTGTTTGTGGCGCTGGCGTCCGTGGCCCTTATAGGAATCG CTCCTCAGTCCCAGGCGATTGTGATCTACACTGGCTGGGAGCGACACGCCCTCGTGGGCTCTGATGTCAGActgtcctgctccttcttctcctGGCGCTGGACCTCAGAGGATGTGACCTTCTCCTGGAGCTACCGGCCGGACGGCTCCCGGGACAGCATATCT ATATTCCACTACACGGGAGGAGTCCCCTATGTGGATAATAAGGGCCCATTCCGCGACCGGCTGGAGTTCGTGGGGAATCCACAGCGCCGTGATGGATCCATCCTGATTAAGAATCTGGACTACAGTGACAATGGAACCTTCACCTGTGATGCAAAGAACCCCCCGGACATCGTGGGCCGGCCCTCCAGCGTGCGCCTGCTGGTCTTTGAGAAAG TGCCCATCCAGGCTGGCGTGATCACCGGTGCCATCATCGGCGCCGTGCTGGGGCTGCTCGTGCTCATTGTGGTCATTTACTATCTAATGAGGTTCCTGGTGGCCCGTCGAGTCTTCAGCCTCAGTGTCAG CAAACATGGGAAGAAAGGTAAAGGTAAAGAAGGCTCACAGCAGAGACAG ATTTTTTga
- the mpz gene encoding myelin protein P0 isoform X2 has protein sequence MLLFVALASVALIGIAPQSQAIVIYTGWERHALVGSDVRLSCSFFSWRWTSEDVTFSWSYRPDGSRDSISIFHYTGGVPYVDNKGPFRDRLEFVGNPQRRDGSILIKNLDYSDNGTFTCDAKNPPDIVGRPSSVRLLVFEKVPIQAGVITGAIIGAVLGLLVLIVVIYYLMRFLVARRVFSLSVSKHGKKGKGKEGSQQRQRWRASPFSFLPS, from the exons ATGTTGCTGTTTGTGGCGCTGGCGTCCGTGGCCCTTATAGGAATCG CTCCTCAGTCCCAGGCGATTGTGATCTACACTGGCTGGGAGCGACACGCCCTCGTGGGCTCTGATGTCAGActgtcctgctccttcttctcctGGCGCTGGACCTCAGAGGATGTGACCTTCTCCTGGAGCTACCGGCCGGACGGCTCCCGGGACAGCATATCT ATATTCCACTACACGGGAGGAGTCCCCTATGTGGATAATAAGGGCCCATTCCGCGACCGGCTGGAGTTCGTGGGGAATCCACAGCGCCGTGATGGATCCATCCTGATTAAGAATCTGGACTACAGTGACAATGGAACCTTCACCTGTGATGCAAAGAACCCCCCGGACATCGTGGGCCGGCCCTCCAGCGTGCGCCTGCTGGTCTTTGAGAAAG TGCCCATCCAGGCTGGCGTGATCACCGGTGCCATCATCGGCGCCGTGCTGGGGCTGCTCGTGCTCATTGTGGTCATTTACTATCTAATGAGGTTCCTGGTGGCCCGTCGAGTCTTCAGCCTCAGTGTCAG CAAACATGGGAAGAAAGGTAAAGGTAAAGAAGGCTCACAGCAGAGACAG cgCTGGAGAGCTTCgcccttttctttccttccctcctaA
- the mpz gene encoding myelin protein P0 isoform X1, with the protein MLLFVALASVALIGIAPQSQAIVIYTGWERHALVGSDVRLSCSFFSWRWTSEDVTFSWSYRPDGSRDSISIFHYTGGVPYVDNKGPFRDRLEFVGNPQRRDGSILIKNLDYSDNGTFTCDAKNPPDIVGRPSSVRLLVFEKVPIQAGVITGAIIGAVLGLLVLIVVIYYLMRFLVARRVFSLSVSKHGKKGKGKEGSQQRQGPVLYAALDQSKLKASASEKKKQESRKDKK; encoded by the exons ATGTTGCTGTTTGTGGCGCTGGCGTCCGTGGCCCTTATAGGAATCG CTCCTCAGTCCCAGGCGATTGTGATCTACACTGGCTGGGAGCGACACGCCCTCGTGGGCTCTGATGTCAGActgtcctgctccttcttctcctGGCGCTGGACCTCAGAGGATGTGACCTTCTCCTGGAGCTACCGGCCGGACGGCTCCCGGGACAGCATATCT ATATTCCACTACACGGGAGGAGTCCCCTATGTGGATAATAAGGGCCCATTCCGCGACCGGCTGGAGTTCGTGGGGAATCCACAGCGCCGTGATGGATCCATCCTGATTAAGAATCTGGACTACAGTGACAATGGAACCTTCACCTGTGATGCAAAGAACCCCCCGGACATCGTGGGCCGGCCCTCCAGCGTGCGCCTGCTGGTCTTTGAGAAAG TGCCCATCCAGGCTGGCGTGATCACCGGTGCCATCATCGGCGCCGTGCTGGGGCTGCTCGTGCTCATTGTGGTCATTTACTATCTAATGAGGTTCCTGGTGGCCCGTCGAGTCTTCAGCCTCAGTGTCAG CAAACATGGGAAGAAAGGTAAAGGTAAAGAAGGCTCACAGCAGAGACAG GGCCCGGTGCTCTACGCTGCCCTGGACCAGTCCAAGCTGAAGGCCTCCGCTTCCGAAAAGAAGAAGCAGGAGTCTCGCAAGGATAAGAAATAG